Proteins encoded in a region of the Pseudomonas shahriarae genome:
- a CDS encoding short-chain fatty acid transporter, with protein sequence MADPIEDSRYARFALRCSNFAERWFPDSWVFAALAVIIVTVAVLGMGAAPTDAAKAFGDGFWSLIPFTMQMAFVVIGGYVVASSPPAVKLIDRLARIPKNGRSAVAWVALISMVASLLNWGLSLVFGGLLVRALARRTDLRMDYRAAGAAAYLGLGAVWALGLSSSAAQLQANPASLPPSILAITGTIPFTDTIFLWQSGVLLLALIVVSLIIAYVTAPGPNSARDAKACGVDPAFNLPKLQPPTRPGEWLEHSPLLTILLALLAAGWLFHEFSTKPAISAISGLNTYNFLFLMVGALLHWRPRSFLDAVARAVPTTTGVLIQFPLYGSIAALITVVKGGDGQTLAHHISILFTSIASHDTYALLMGVYSAVLGFFIPSGGGKWIIEAPYVMQVANDLQYHLGWAVQIYNAAEALPNLINPFYMLPLLGVLGLKARDLIGFSFVQLLVHTPLVLFLLWALGTTLKYMPPVMP encoded by the coding sequence ATGGCCGACCCTATCGAAGATAGCCGTTATGCCCGCTTTGCCCTGCGCTGCTCCAATTTTGCCGAACGCTGGTTTCCCGACTCCTGGGTGTTTGCCGCCCTGGCGGTGATCATTGTCACCGTGGCGGTTCTGGGCATGGGCGCTGCACCCACCGACGCTGCCAAGGCCTTTGGCGATGGTTTCTGGAGCCTGATCCCGTTCACCATGCAGATGGCCTTTGTGGTGATTGGCGGCTATGTGGTGGCCAGTTCGCCGCCCGCCGTGAAGCTGATTGATCGCCTGGCACGCATCCCGAAAAACGGCCGCTCGGCCGTGGCGTGGGTGGCGCTGATCTCGATGGTCGCGTCGCTGCTCAACTGGGGCCTGTCCCTGGTGTTCGGCGGGTTGCTGGTGCGGGCCCTGGCCCGGCGCACGGATTTGCGCATGGACTATCGCGCCGCTGGCGCGGCGGCCTATTTGGGCCTGGGCGCCGTGTGGGCGCTGGGGTTGTCGTCATCGGCCGCGCAATTGCAGGCCAACCCGGCCAGCTTGCCGCCGTCGATCCTGGCGATCACCGGGACCATCCCCTTCACCGACACGATCTTTTTGTGGCAATCGGGGGTGCTGTTGCTGGCACTGATCGTGGTGTCGCTGATCATCGCCTACGTCACCGCACCGGGGCCCAACTCGGCCCGTGATGCCAAGGCCTGCGGCGTGGACCCGGCGTTCAACCTGCCCAAGCTACAACCGCCAACCCGCCCGGGGGAATGGCTGGAGCACAGCCCGCTGCTGACCATCCTCCTGGCACTGCTGGCCGCCGGCTGGCTGTTCCACGAGTTTTCGACCAAGCCTGCGATCAGCGCGATCTCGGGGCTCAACACCTATAACTTCCTGTTCCTGATGGTCGGCGCCCTGCTGCACTGGCGCCCGCGCAGTTTCCTCGACGCAGTGGCGCGCGCGGTGCCCACCACCACCGGGGTGTTGATCCAGTTCCCACTGTACGGCTCCATCGCGGCGTTGATTACCGTGGTCAAGGGCGGCGACGGCCAGACCCTGGCCCACCATATCTCGATCCTCTTCACTTCCATCGCCTCCCACGACACCTACGCGCTGCTGATGGGCGTTTACTCGGCGGTACTGGGGTTCTTTATTCCGTCGGGCGGTGGCAAGTGGATCATCGAGGCGCCCTATGTGATGCAGGTAGCCAATGACCTGCAATACCACCTGGGCTGGGCCGTGCAGATCTACAACGCCGCCGAGGCCCTGCCGAACCTGATCAACCCGTTCTATATGCTGCCATTGCTGGGGGTACTGGGGCTGAAGGCGCGGGACTTGATCGGCTTCTCGTTTGTGCAGCTGCTGGTGCACACGCCGCTGGTGTTGTTCCTGCTGTGGGCGCTGGGGACGACGTTGAAGTACATGCCGCCGGTAATGCCTTAA
- a CDS encoding MFS transporter: MTATAYPQAQRFSRSDYKTLGLAALGGALEIYDFIIFVFFALTLSQLFFPPEMPEWLRLLQSFGIFVTGYLARPLGGILMAHFADHLGRKRVFSLSILMMALPCLLIGIMPTYAQIGYFAPLILLALRVLQGAAVGGEVPSAWVFVAEHAPAGHRGYALGFLQAGLTFGYLLGALTATLLAQMFTPEQILDYAWRFPFLLGGVFGVIGVWLRRWLSETPVFLAMQARRQADAELPLRTVLRDHRQALLPAMLLTCVLTSAVVVLVVITPTMMQKTFGMSPSHTFALSALGIVFLNIGCVLAGLLVDRIGAWRAVLVYSLLLPVGIAVLYASLIAGGVWLGAAYAIAGLSCGVVGAVPSVMVSLFPAPVRVSGISFTYNIAYALWASTTPLMLIALMPTSPWICVFYCVVMGAVGVASALRFSRRPVF, encoded by the coding sequence ATGACTGCCACCGCTTATCCACAGGCGCAGCGTTTTTCCCGCTCCGACTACAAAACCCTGGGGCTGGCTGCCCTGGGCGGTGCCCTGGAAATCTACGACTTCATCATTTTCGTATTTTTCGCCCTGACCCTGAGCCAACTGTTCTTCCCCCCGGAAATGCCCGAATGGCTGCGCCTGCTGCAGAGCTTCGGGATTTTTGTCACCGGCTATCTGGCGCGGCCACTGGGCGGGATCCTGATGGCGCACTTTGCCGATCACCTGGGGCGCAAGCGCGTGTTCAGCCTGAGTATCCTGATGATGGCCTTGCCGTGCCTGCTGATCGGGATCATGCCGACCTACGCGCAAATCGGCTATTTCGCCCCCCTGATTTTGCTGGCGCTGCGCGTCCTGCAGGGCGCGGCAGTGGGCGGTGAAGTGCCCAGCGCCTGGGTGTTTGTCGCCGAGCACGCGCCCGCCGGCCATCGCGGTTATGCCTTGGGGTTCCTGCAGGCCGGGCTGACCTTCGGTTACCTGCTGGGGGCCTTGACCGCGACATTGCTGGCGCAGATGTTCACCCCTGAACAAATCCTCGATTACGCCTGGCGCTTTCCGTTCCTGCTGGGCGGTGTGTTTGGTGTGATCGGCGTGTGGCTGCGGCGTTGGCTGAGTGAAACCCCGGTGTTCCTGGCCATGCAGGCGCGCCGCCAGGCCGACGCCGAACTACCGCTGCGCACGGTGTTGCGTGACCACCGCCAGGCATTGCTGCCGGCCATGTTGCTGACCTGTGTGCTCACCTCAGCGGTGGTGGTGCTGGTGGTGATCACGCCGACCATGATGCAGAAAACCTTCGGCATGAGCCCCAGCCACACCTTCGCCCTGAGTGCATTGGGCATCGTTTTCCTGAACATCGGTTGTGTGCTGGCCGGCCTGTTGGTGGATCGCATCGGCGCCTGGCGCGCGGTGCTGGTCTACAGCCTGCTGTTGCCGGTGGGCATTGCCGTGCTCTACGCCAGCCTGATTGCCGGCGGCGTGTGGCTGGGCGCGGCCTATGCCATCGCGGGGTTGAGTTGTGGGGTGGTGGGCGCGGTGCCCTCGGTGATGGTCAGCCTGTTTCCGGCACCGGTGCGCGTGTCGGGGATTTCCTTTACCTACAACATTGCCTACGCGCTGTGGGCGAGTACCACGCCGTTGATGCTGATCGCCTTGATGCCCACCAGCCCGTGGATCTGCGTTTTTTACTGTGTGGTGATGGGCGCGGTGGGCGTGGCCAGCGCATTGCGGTTTAGCCGGCGCCCGGTTTTTTAA
- a CDS encoding cation diffusion facilitator family transporter, protein MSAGHSHATVRAGHERKLWMALGLTGSFMIAEVIGAFVTGSLALLSDAAHMMTDALALAISLVAIQVAKRAADRKRTFGYARFEILAAAFNALLLFGVAFYILYEAYLRLQAPAEIQSTGMLVIAVLGLIVNLISMRLLSAASGESLNVKGAYLEVWSDMLGSIGVIIAAVLIMLTGWGWVDSVVAAAIGFWVVPRTWTLLKASMNVLLQGVPDGIDIDAVEQAIHAVPGVREVHDLHIWALTSGKNVLSTHLVVDPAQGSEQQVLAQVTELLHEQFDISHVTIQIEGAGFHQEPLTH, encoded by the coding sequence ATGAGTGCAGGACACAGCCACGCCACCGTACGCGCCGGTCATGAACGCAAGTTATGGATGGCCCTGGGCCTGACCGGCAGTTTCATGATTGCCGAAGTGATCGGCGCCTTTGTCACCGGCAGCCTGGCGCTGTTGTCCGACGCCGCCCATATGATGACCGACGCCCTGGCCCTGGCCATTTCCCTGGTGGCCATCCAGGTGGCCAAGCGCGCTGCGGACCGCAAGCGCACCTTTGGCTATGCGCGCTTCGAAATCCTCGCCGCCGCGTTCAACGCGTTGCTGCTGTTCGGGGTGGCGTTCTACATCCTCTATGAGGCTTACCTGCGCCTGCAGGCGCCGGCCGAAATCCAGTCCACCGGCATGCTGGTGATTGCCGTGCTGGGCCTGATCGTCAACCTGATTTCCATGCGCCTGCTCAGCGCGGCCAGTGGCGAGAGCCTGAACGTCAAGGGCGCCTACCTGGAGGTCTGGAGCGATATGCTCGGTTCTATCGGGGTGATCATTGCCGCCGTGCTGATCATGCTCACTGGTTGGGGCTGGGTCGACTCGGTGGTGGCCGCCGCGATTGGTTTTTGGGTGGTGCCGCGAACCTGGACACTGCTCAAGGCCAGCATGAACGTGCTGCTGCAAGGTGTGCCGGACGGCATTGATATCGACGCGGTAGAGCAGGCCATTCACGCGGTGCCAGGGGTCAGGGAGGTGCATGACTTGCACATCTGGGCCCTGACCAGCGGCAAGAACGTGCTGAGCACCCATCTGGTGGTGGACCCGGCGCAGGGCAGCGAGCAACAGGTCCTCGCCCAGGTGACGGAATTGCTGCATGAGCAATTCGATATTTCCCACGTCACCATTCAGATCGAAGGCGCGGGCTTTCATCAGGAACCCCTCACGCACTGA
- a CDS encoding heavy metal response regulator transcription factor, with the protein MRILVIEDELKTAEYLLQGLSESGYVVDCAASGADGVHLARQYAYDLVILDVNLPLMDGWEVLQRIRQSSNTRIMMLTAQGRLADKIKGLELGADDYLVKPFEFPELLARVRSLMRRSIESAVPDVLRVADLELDQGRHRAFRGNQRIDLTTKEFALLHLLMRQSGVVLSRTQIISFVWDMNFDCDTNVVEVSIRRLRAKIDDPFERKLIHTLRGVGYVLEERE; encoded by the coding sequence ATGCGAATCCTGGTTATCGAAGATGAACTGAAAACGGCGGAGTACTTGCTTCAGGGACTGAGCGAAAGTGGCTATGTGGTCGACTGCGCGGCCAGCGGCGCCGACGGTGTGCACCTGGCGCGGCAATACGCCTATGACCTGGTGATCCTGGATGTGAACCTACCGCTGATGGACGGCTGGGAGGTGTTGCAACGCATCCGCCAGAGCAGCAACACACGCATCATGATGCTCACCGCCCAAGGGCGCCTGGCCGACAAAATCAAAGGCCTGGAACTGGGCGCCGACGACTATCTGGTCAAGCCTTTCGAGTTTCCCGAACTGCTGGCCCGGGTCCGCAGCCTGATGCGCCGCAGCATCGAGAGCGCAGTGCCGGACGTGCTGCGGGTGGCCGATCTGGAACTGGACCAGGGTCGCCACCGGGCCTTTCGCGGCAACCAGCGGATCGACCTGACCACCAAGGAGTTTGCCTTGCTGCACCTGCTGATGCGCCAGAGCGGCGTGGTGCTGTCACGCACGCAAATCATCTCGTTTGTGTGGGACATGAACTTCGATTGCGACACCAATGTGGTCGAGGTCTCGATCCGCCGCCTGCGCGCAAAGATCGACGACCCGTTCGAGCGCAAGTTGATCCATACCTTGCGCGGGGTGGGCTACGTGCTGGAAGAGCGCGAATAG
- a CDS encoding TolC family protein — MPTFLRTIVCSVVGVLALSQVASAQTLTLESALQSAFAGNPDLAAAQWEIEIAQGGRQQAGLIPNPVASWDAEDTRRSTRTTTVKLSQTLELGGKRGARIDVASRAQDAAAQELEQRRNLLRAEVIEGFYGALRAQERLELAQRSMALAERGLVIANGRVTAGKASPVEATRAQVQLSEIRLERSRAEIGVSDAYRRLAAITGSANIGFERVESGALSTPALPSATQLLARLESTAELRLAELQIQQREAGLGLEKAQRIPDLDVSIGSQYDASVRERVNLVGVSMPIPLFNRNQGNVLAASRRADQARDLRNATELRLRTETRQALDLWATANSEVRAFNQVILPAAQSAVDSATRGFEMGKFNFLEVLDAQRTLIAARTQYLAALAQATDAWVRIERIYGDLARI, encoded by the coding sequence ATGCCAACGTTTTTAAGAACAATTGTGTGCTCTGTAGTGGGGGTCTTGGCGCTGTCCCAAGTGGCAAGCGCCCAGACCCTGACCCTTGAATCGGCCCTGCAAAGTGCGTTTGCCGGCAACCCGGACCTGGCCGCAGCCCAGTGGGAAATCGAGATTGCCCAGGGTGGGCGGCAACAGGCCGGGCTGATCCCCAACCCGGTGGCCTCCTGGGACGCCGAAGACACCCGCCGCAGCACGCGCACCACCACCGTCAAGCTGAGCCAGACCCTGGAGTTGGGCGGCAAGCGCGGGGCACGCATCGACGTGGCCTCGCGTGCACAAGATGCGGCCGCCCAGGAACTGGAGCAGCGGCGCAACCTGCTGCGGGCCGAGGTCATCGAGGGCTTTTATGGTGCGCTGCGGGCCCAGGAACGCCTGGAGCTGGCCCAACGCTCGATGGCGCTGGCCGAGCGCGGCCTGGTGATTGCCAATGGCCGGGTCACGGCGGGCAAGGCGTCGCCGGTCGAAGCTACCCGCGCCCAGGTACAGCTCTCGGAAATCCGCCTGGAGCGCAGCCGCGCCGAGATTGGTGTGAGTGATGCCTATCGCCGCCTGGCCGCCATCACCGGCAGCGCCAACATCGGCTTTGAGCGTGTCGAGTCAGGGGCCCTGAGCACCCCGGCGTTGCCTTCGGCCACCCAACTGTTGGCGCGCCTGGAGAGCACCGCCGAGCTGCGCCTGGCGGAGCTGCAAATCCAGCAACGGGAAGCCGGCCTGGGCCTGGAAAAGGCCCAGCGGATTCCCGACCTCGACGTGTCCATCGGCAGCCAGTACGACGCCAGCGTGCGTGAGCGGGTGAACCTGGTGGGCGTATCGATGCCGATCCCGCTGTTCAATCGCAACCAGGGCAATGTACTGGCCGCCAGCCGCCGTGCCGACCAGGCCCGGGATTTGCGCAACGCCACCGAGCTGCGCCTGCGCACCGAAACCCGCCAGGCCCTGGACCTGTGGGCGACGGCCAACAGTGAAGTGCGCGCGTTCAACCAAGTGATCCTGCCCGCCGCCCAAAGCGCGGTGGACAGCGCCACCCGTGGTTTTGAGATGGGCAAGTTCAACTTCCTCGAGGTACTCGACGCCCAGCGCACCTTGATCGCCGCCCGCACCCAATACCTCGCCGCACTCGCCCAGGCCACCGATGCCTGGGTGCGCATCGAACGGATTTACGGCGACCTCGCCCGCATTTGA